The uncultured Desulfobacter sp. DNA window GCCCATTCTTGAAGTTGAAAATCTAAAAAAGTATTTCCCGGTATATTCGGGGGTGTTCCAGCGCCGGACCGGCTGGGTCCATGCGGTCAGCGGGGTTTCTTTTTCAGTTGAAAAAGGGGAAACCTTGGGGATTGTGGGCGAATCCGGATGCGGAAAAACCACCTTGGGCCGGTGTATCCTGGGATTGTACGAGTTAACCGACGGGCAGATCCGGGTCAACGGCGGCACCGTCTCAAAGCTGGATGCCAAAAACAGGAAAAAACTGTCCAGGCAGCTTCAGATGATTTTCCAGGACCCCTTTGAGTCCCTGAATCCCCGGCAGACCATCCAGCAGATTTTAGAAGAAAAATACAGGATTCACGGGGCCGGCAACCTGGATTTGGAAAATGAGGTTTCAGGCCTTCTTGAAAAAGTCGGGCTGCCCGCTGATGTCCTTTCCCGGTTTCCCCATGAATTTTCAGGGGGGCAGCGCCAGCGCATCGGCATTGCCCGGGCCATCAGCATGTCCCCTCAGATCATTGTCTGTGATGAGCCGGTATCGGCCCTGGATGTATCGGTCCAGTCCAAGA harbors:
- a CDS encoding ABC transporter ATP-binding protein, giving the protein MPILEVENLKKYFPVYSGVFQRRTGWVHAVSGVSFSVEKGETLGIVGESGCGKTTLGRCILGLYELTDGQIRVNGGTVSKLDAKNRKKLSRQLQMIFQDPFESLNPRQTIQQILEEKYRIHGAGNLDLENEVSGLLEKVGLPADVLSRFPHEFSGGQRQRIGIARAISMSPQIIVCDEPVSALDVSVQSKILNLLLNLQETLGLTYVFISHDLSVVRHISDRIAVMYLGKMVEIADAGTIYTRPAHPYTRALLSAVPVPDPEKTGKRMVLKGEIPSVENPPPGCRFHTRCPDVMPICREKEPVLEATGGDIKHLTACFQETGNWKQDTRK